CGTTCCGCGGCCGCCCGGGTCACCGGACCCGGTCCCGGAACGGGCCCGGATGCTCCAGGGCACCTCGATCTACATCAGCGGCGCGCCCTGCCCCATGTGCATGAGCGCCATCTACTGGTCGCGGATCGACGCCGTCTACTACAGCTGCGATCTCGAGGACACCGCGAAGATCGGCTTCGACGACTCGTTCCAGTACGAGGACTTCAAGAGGCCGCTCGACGAGCGCCGGATCAAGATCGAGCAGATCTACCCCGAGATGGGCGCCGAGTCGTACGCGACCTGGATGAACCGGGCGGACAAGCACCCGTACTGACGGAGGATCACCGGCCGGCACCGCACCGGCGGAACACGGCACGGCCTGTGGCGGCCGCCCGGAGTACCGGGGCGGCCGCCACTTCGCGGGTCGCGACCCGGGCCGGGCGTGCGCGGCGCCCGGCCCGGGTCACGCCCGGTACTCGTACACGGGCCCGCCGGCAGAGCGCGCAGCGGGCCGGCCGGCTCACTCGTACATCACGTACTCCGGCTGCGGCCGCAGCGCCAGCACCTCCTTCGGCGTCATCAGGCGGCTGCCCTTCGCGTCCTCCTCGTAGAACAGCTTGAAACCGGTGTGGAGGCCGTCGGGCAGATCCCTGACCAGTTGGTGCCAGGTCCCGCGCTTCAGGCCCGGTGAGCCGATGCCGTCGGCGCTCTTGATGAGCGCCACGCCTGGCTGGGGGCGCAGGGCGGACTGGTCGCCCACGACGGACGTGGCGACCTGATGGAAGACCAGCGGCTTCTCCGGCAGGTCGTGCTCCCGCACCAGCCCGGACAGATAGCGGGCCACCTCGGTCAGCTCATGGCCGTCGGTGTGCCCGTAGGCGTCCCCCGGCACCTCACCGGAGCTCATCTCCCACTCCGGGTCGAGCGCGATCCCCACATCGGGGTGGACGAGCCAGTCGCGCAGCGCCTTGACCTCGCCGAGCACCGAGGCACGGCCCGGCTGGATGTTCAGCAGCAGCAGCGCCCGCCGGTTGCGTGCCAGGCGGTGGAAGCGGCGGATGGTGGCCGCGGGCGTACGGGAGCGGTAGGCGCCGTCCGGGCCGGCCGTGGCGTTGGCCACCGTCGCCAGAAGTTCGAGCACGGGCAGTGGTTCGCGCCCCGCGGCGTACTTGTGCGCCACCTTCTCCGCCTGGGCGGCCCGCTGCTCCGGGTCACCGGTGCCCAGCCGGCCGAGCGCCGCCGCCCCGGGCAGGCCACAGAACCCGACCAGCCGGTAGCGCGGGAACAACTCCCGTCCACCACGGGGAAGTTCGGCGCGGCGCCGTTTCGTCGGGCGGGCCGACGGGGGCGCCGTCGCGGAACCGGACGGGCCCGGGGTGCCGGAACCGGCGGACGGGGAGGCCGGCGAGCCGCCGGGGGGCGACGCCTTCGGCGCGGAGTCCGCACGGGAGGAAGACTGCCCGCATGCCGTGAGCAGCCCCAGCCCCGCCGCTGCCGTGGCCGCGAGCAGGTGACGCCGGCTCGCATCCGGCGCTGGAGAGGGCATTGCGGGGCGGTGGCCGGCCACCCCTGCCCCGCGTATCCCGGCATCCTCTCGCCCTGACACCTCGTCCGCCACACTGCCTCCGTCCCCCGGCGCCCGGTCGAAGACCCGGCACCGGCTGTCCTTCGGACCGGTCCTGTCCGTCGTTCCTGTCCGTCCGGCCCTGTGGACCGGCCCCTTCCGACCGGTCCTGTCCGTGCAGTGCGCATCTCCAGACCACTCGCGGCAAAACCCGCAGGGGAAACGATCAAGCCACGTCACACCGGCCGTCCGGTCCGTTCACCTGCGCTTCACCGCGTCGCGGCGGCGGCGCTACGGGACACATGGCGCGGAGGCCGGGACCCTGGCCGGGCACCGCTTACCCTGCCGGAGCCCGCCGTCCCGGCCGGAGCGGTGGAACCTGCCGGAGGCGTTGGAACCTGTCGGAGGCATTGGACCCGGCCGGAGGCGTTGGACCCGGCCGGAGGCGTGGGACCCTGCGGGCCCGACGCGGCCCCGCCGGACGCCGCCGTGGCAGTCCGGGCCGCGTAGCGTGAGGACGTGATCAGGCCCCAACGCCTCGAAGCCCTGGACCACTCCCCCGAAGCCGTCCGCCGCCTCACCCCCGTCCACCACCTCTGGTACGCCGCATACGGCTCCAACATGCACGCCGAGCGGCTGGCCTGCTATCTGGCCGGCGGGCAACCCCCTGGCGGGCTGCGCACCCACCCGGGCTGCCGGGACCCCCGCCCGCCCGCGCGCACGGCACCGGTCCTGCTGCCCGGTCTGCTGTACTTCGCCACGGAATCGCAGCTGTGGACCGGCGGCAGAGCCTTCTACGACCCCGGCCCTGGCGCCGGCCCCGAGCCCGAACCCGACCCGGGCCCGGACGTGGACGTGGACGTGGACCTGGATCGCGCACCTGGCGAAGGCGCAGCCGGCCGGCAGTCCGGTGGACCAACCGGCCGGGGACCCGGTGACGCAGCCGGCCGATTGCGCCCCGGTTACGCCGAACTGCCCGCCCAGAGCTATTTTCTGACACTCTCTCAGTTCTCCGATATCGCCGCTCAGGAGATGTACCGGGAGCCCGGCCGGGATCTCGACCTGACGGAAGTCCTGACCCGCGGCCGGGCGCGGACGGGACCCGGCCGGTACGAAACCCTGGTGTGTGCCGGGCTGCTGGACGGTTACCCGGTGCTGACCTTCACCTCCCCGTGGAGCAGCCAGGACATCGCCCTGAACCCGCCCTCGGCGGCCTACCTGCGGCACATCGCGGCCGGGATCGTCGCCTCCCACGGATGGAGCGCGCACCGGACCGCCGAGTACCTTGCCGGTTGCCCGGGAGCCGAGGGGCACTGGACGGCCGCGGAGATCGCGGCGCTGCTCGGCGACCCGCGGTGACGACGGCGCACGCCCTCCCGGCGCGCCCGGCGCAGCGCACACCCGCCACCACCGCGCCCGCCCCGGCACACTGGTCCCCCCGGCCGCTGGACCCCGGTGGACCCCGGGTGGCCCCCGGTACCCCCTGGTGAACTCCGGCGGCCCCGGCCCCGAGGACTTCAGCGAGGACCGTGATGAGAAAGATCATCTTGTCGATGTCGGTATCCCTTGACGGCTTCATCGAGGGACCGGACCGCCAGATCGACTGGCATCAGGTCGACGACGAGCTCCACCGGCACCTCAACGAGCAGCTGCGGCAGATGGGCGCCTTCATGAGCGGCCGGGTCACCCATCAGCTCATGGCGGAGTTCTGGCCGACCGCGGACGCCGATCCCTCACTTACCGGGCCCATGGCCGAATTTGCCGGGATCTGGCGGGACACACCCAAGATCGTGTTCTCCCGGACCCTGGAACGGGCCGACTGGAACACCACCATCATGCGCGAGGTCGTCCCCGAGGAGATCAAGGCGCTCAAGGCGCAGCCGGGCGGCGACCTGGTGCTCAGTGGCGCCGATCTCGCCGCGGCGTTCATGGCGCACGACCTGATCGACGAATACCACGTCTACGTCCATCCGGTCCTCATCGGCCGGGGCAAGCCCCTTTTCCGGACCGCGGAGACCATGACCTTGACCTTTCTGCGGCTCGCCGGGACCCGGTCCTTCGGCAACGGCGTCGTCCTCCTCCACTACCGGCGCGCCGAGGACCCGGCCACGGGATGACCGCCCGTGACCGCGCCGGTCCACCGGTCCACCGGTCCACCGGTTCACCGGCCCGACCCGCCAGGCGAGCGCACCGTCACGGCACGCGCCACACCCACACCACCCCCGCACCGTCACTCCAGGCCCAGCAGACCGGGCAGCTCGGCGAAGGAATCGAGCACATGGTCAGGCGTGCCACCGGCCGCACGGTGCGTCTCCGGCAGATACTTGCCGGTCTTGACCAGCACACCGGTGATCCCACAGCGCTGAGCCGCCAGCACGTCGGACTCGATGTCGTCGCCCACCATCAGCGCCTCCGCGGCCGGGGCACCGACGTGCGCCAACGCGGTGGCGAAGAAGGCCTCGGCCGGTTTGCCGGTGACCGTTGCCTCGACCCCCGCCGCCCGTTCCAGCCCCGCCAGGAAGGCCCCGGTGTCCAGATCGAGCCCGTCCGCCGTACGCCAGTACAGATTGCGGTGCATGGCGACCAGCCGGGCACCGCGTTGCAGCTGCCGGAAGGCGCTGTTGAGAGCCGGGTAGCTGAAATCCTCCCCCGCGCCGCCGAACACGATCACCTCCGGTGCCTCCCGGCCCTCGTCACCGTCCTCCTCCCCCACGAGCGTCACACCGGCCAGATCCGCCCGGACCTCACCGCTGTTGATCAGCCGGCAGCGTGCGTGCGGATGATGTGCGCGCAGGTAGGCCGCCGTGACGGCGGGCGCGGTCAGGATGTCCTCGGCACCGACGGGAAATCCCTCTTCGGCCAGCCGCCCGGCGACCGCGGCACGGGTCCGCGAGGTGGTGTTGGTGACCAGCACCAGCGGGAGTCCCGCGGCCCGCAGCCGCTCCATGGCCGCCACCGCGCCGGGCAGCGCCTTCCAGGACACGGTGAGCACGCCGTCGATATCGATCAGGACCGCTCCGATTCCCTTCATACGCCGACGGTAACCACCATCCGGCCCGGCCGGGCGGTGAGCGGGCACCGCCCGGCCCGACTTGCGAAGCCCCCGCGGATGGGGTTATTTCGAAGTGAGGTGTGAACGCAGCTACCTCCCCTGGCTAGGGGGTGCACACTGTGCTGTTCACTGACCGTGCGGATGCGGGGCACCGCCTCGCCGAATCGCTGGGGCACCTGCGGGGGGACGAGCCCGTCGTGCTGGGCCTGCCGCGCGGCGGGGTCCCGGTGGCCTTCGAAGTGGCCCGGGCGCTCGGCGCGCCGCTCGATGTGATCGTGGTCCGCAAGCTGGGGGTCCCGTACCAGCGCGAGCTGGGTTTCGGCGCCATCGGCGAAGGCGGCGTACGGGTGATCAGCGACGACATCGTCCGCCGCGGCCGCCTCGCCCAGGCGGACCTGGCATCCGTGGAGCACGCCGAGGCGGCGGAGCTCACCCGCCAGGCGGAGCGCTTCCGCGCCGGGCGGCGACGGCTCGACCTCACCGGCCGTACGGCGATCGTCGTGGACGACGGGATCGCCACCGGCGCCACCGCGGCCGCCGCCTGCGAGGTGGTACGCGCCCAGGGCGCGGCCCGGGTGGTGCTTGCGGTACCCGTAGCGCCTCCGGACGCGGCCGAGCGGCTGCGCGGCTCGACCGATGAATTCGTCTGCCTCTCCACCCCGTTCGCCTTCTCCGCCGTCGGCGAGTGGTACCAGGACTTCTCCCAGACCCCGGACGACGAGGTCGTCTCCTTGCTGGCACAGGCGTCGACGGCACAGGCCTCGACGGCAGGGGCCTCGGGTGCGCGAACGGCAGCACAGACGGCTGTAGCGGAGGAAACTGATGCGGCGAAGGAAACGGATGTGGCGGAGGAAGTGGCGGTCGACGCCGCCGGGGTCCGGCTCACCGGCGACCTCACCGTACCGGCGGGGGCCCTGGCAGTGGTGATGTTCGCCCATGGCTCGGGCAGCAGCCGGCACAGCCCGCGTAACCGGCTGGTGGCCGCGGCCCTCAACGAAGCGGGTCTGGGCACCCTGCTCTTCGACCTGCTCACACCGGCGGAGGAAGCCCACCGGTCCAACGTCTTCGACACCGAAACCCTCGCCGAGCGGCTGGCGGACGCCACCGGGTGGCTGCGCGGCCGCTTCACGGGCCCCATCGGCTACTTCGGTGCCAGCACCGGAGCCGCGGCGGCACTACGGGCCGCCGCGACCCCCGACGCGGACATCGGTGCCGTGGTCTCCCGCGGCGGCCGCCCCGACCTCGCCGGGCCGCTGCTCCCCGCCGTACGGGCGCCGACGCTGCTCATCGTGGGCGGCAACGACCCCCTGGTCATCGACCTCAACCGGGAGGCCGAGGCGGCGCTGCGCGCGGAGACCCGCCTGGAGATCATTCCCGGCGCCACCCACCTCTTCGAGGAACGCGGGGCCCTCCAGCAGGTCGCCGACCTCGCCCGCGACTGGTTCGTCAGCCACTTGGTGACGCCGGCCCGGCCGTAGCGGGCGGGGCCTTCCCGTCGAGTGCGGTGCCCCGGGCGGCCGCCGCTGACGACGGTGCGTGCCGGACGGGCGTGCGGGCCACGGACACGGACCGTGGTGTGTGCTCCGGAGCGGCCTCAGTCGATGGTGATCTCGCCCATCGCGCTCCAGCCGTTCGCCCCCTCGATGGTGGTGCTCACGATGTCCGGAGTACGACGCAGCAGCGGGCGCATCGTCTCGATCCCGGCGCGGAAGTGGTCGGAGTTGACATGTGCTTCGGCGGCATCGTCCTTGAATGCCTCGACCAGGACATAGGTGTTCGGGTCCTCGGTGCTGCGGGACCATTCGAACCACAGGTTTCCGGGCTCGGCACGGGTGGCGTCGGTGAAGGATGCGACGTGCTGCGGCCACTCTTCGGCGTACTCGGGTTTCACGGGGAACTTGACGACAATGAAGATCATCCACCGAGTCTAAGAGCGCGTCCGTGAACTTGTCAGCCCGAGGTGGTCCGTGCAGGCTCGGCGGAGAGCGCCCCTTTGCCGCGATGAGTTCGGGCCGCGCCGCGAGTCTGTTCCGGTGAGCGTCGTAGGACGCGTACGACGCCGCCCGGCACGAGACACCACGGAGGACACCATGACGACCACGCCCGGCAACGCGAGCAGCGACCTCCCCGGCAAGCCGCCGGTCGTCGACCTGGCCACCTGGCAGGCGGCACGCGAGGAGCTGCTGGTCCGCGAGAAGGCGCACACCCACGAGGGCGACGCGATCGCCGCGGCCCGGCGGCGGCTGCCGATGGTCGAGCTCGACGGCACTGTCGAGGTCACCGGCGCCGACGGGCCGGTCCCGTTCCTCGACCTGTTCCAGGGACGCGACGAGCTCGTGGTCTACCAGCACATGTGGTACGACGGCGCCCCGCACCAGGGGCAGTGCGAGGGCTGCACCACCACGGTCTGGCACATGAAGGACGCCGTCTACCTCAACGCCCGGGGCGTCTCGTTCGCCGTCCTGACCTCGGGCCCGTGGGACGAGGTGGCTCCCTACGTCGCGTTCATGGGCTACACCCAGCCCTGGTACTCGGTGCGGGGCGTGGCGGCGCCGATCGGCGGCCAAATGGGCCACCTCGTCTGCTTCCTGCGCGACGGCGACCGGGTGTTCCTCACCTACTCCACGACGGGCCGCGGCAACGAGCCGGTCAACGGGTCCCTCGGCCTGCTCGACATGACGCCCTACGGCCGCGGCGAGGCGTGGGAGGACAATCCCGAGGGCCGCCCCGTGATCGGCGATGTCCGCGAGGGGTACCCGTCCGAGGGCCGGCAGGCCTGCTGGTACTGGCGCTCGGACGCCGACGGCGTCGCCACCTGGGGCCCGACCAGCCGGCCCGTACCCCAGTGGACGCGCCCCGGCGCGGCCCCCGTGGAAACCCTCGGCCGGCAGGGGCCCCACCACTGACGCGCCTTCGTCGGCGTCGGCTCCCTCAGCCGGTCACGGCCGACCAGCGCATTCCTGCCGCCATCACGCGTGACCGTGCGTATCGGGCCTGGCCGGCGAGGGACGGTTCAACGATGTGACCAGCAGCACTCCCACCACGATCAGCCCCGTGCCGAGCCATACCGGCCCTGCGTGGAAGGCGAGCACCAGGATGCCCACCGGGGTCAGATAGCCGGCCAGCGGCAGGAGCAGGTCGCTGACCGGTGGTTCCGGCGCCATCGCCGCGCAGAACTGCTGACGCGGTGGGGCAAGACCGGTGAACGGTACGGCTATTGCTCCGCTTTGTTCGCCACCCGCGACCAACAGCGGCGCGTGGCCCTCTCGTTCACCCCGGCCCGTCGCGACGCCACCCAGCGCATGGCCGAGGCCCTGCCCAGGCCCTGACCGGGCCGGACCGGGGTGCGGTGACCACTGTGGACCCCTCGCGTCCGCCGAAACGGAGGCGAGGAGCCCACAGAAACCCCCGCGGGGAGGTCCCTCAGGTCACCGTCCTTGATTCAGGACTGCGGCCGCTTGCCGTGGTTGGCACCGTTCTTGCGACGGGCCTTCTTCTTGCGACGGCGCTTCGATGACATGGCGTCTCCCTTCCTCGGAGTTTCAGCGATGCTTTTCGCCGAATTTCTACCACTTCACAACGGTATCTCGCCC
This portion of the Streptomyces sp. 2114.4 genome encodes:
- a CDS encoding histone deacetylase produces the protein MIRPQRLEALDHSPEAVRRLTPVHHLWYAAYGSNMHAERLACYLAGGQPPGGLRTHPGCRDPRPPARTAPVLLPGLLYFATESQLWTGGRAFYDPGPGAGPEPEPDPGPDVDVDVDLDRAPGEGAAGRQSGGPTGRGPGDAAGRLRPGYAELPAQSYFLTLSQFSDIAAQEMYREPGRDLDLTEVLTRGRARTGPGRYETLVCAGLLDGYPVLTFTSPWSSQDIALNPPSAAYLRHIAAGIVASHGWSAHRTAEYLAGCPGAEGHWTAAEIAALLGDPR
- a CDS encoding nucleoside deaminase, with the translated sequence MEHKELLAEAVRLATESVENGWGGPFGAVLTRDGNIVARGQNRVLLTGDPTAHAEMETIRKAIQILNPEAPSIAVEHQNESTLEYVPRPPGSPDPVPERARMLQGTSIYISGAPCPMCMSAIYWSRIDAVYYSCDLEDTAKIGFDDSFQYEDFKRPLDERRIKIEQIYPEMGAESYATWMNRADKHPY
- a CDS encoding dihydrofolate reductase family protein, encoding MRKIILSMSVSLDGFIEGPDRQIDWHQVDDELHRHLNEQLRQMGAFMSGRVTHQLMAEFWPTADADPSLTGPMAEFAGIWRDTPKIVFSRTLERADWNTTIMREVVPEEIKALKAQPGGDLVLSGADLAAAFMAHDLIDEYHVYVHPVLIGRGKPLFRTAETMTLTFLRLAGTRSFGNGVVLLHYRRAEDPATG
- a CDS encoding 50S ribosomal protein bL37, which produces MSSKRRRKKKARRKNGANHGKRPQS
- a CDS encoding phosphoribosyltransferase family protein, producing the protein MLFTDRADAGHRLAESLGHLRGDEPVVLGLPRGGVPVAFEVARALGAPLDVIVVRKLGVPYQRELGFGAIGEGGVRVISDDIVRRGRLAQADLASVEHAEAAELTRQAERFRAGRRRLDLTGRTAIVVDDGIATGATAAAACEVVRAQGAARVVLAVPVAPPDAAERLRGSTDEFVCLSTPFAFSAVGEWYQDFSQTPDDEVVSLLAQASTAQASTAGASGARTAAQTAVAEETDAAKETDVAEEVAVDAAGVRLTGDLTVPAGALAVVMFAHGSGSSRHSPRNRLVAAALNEAGLGTLLFDLLTPAEEAHRSNVFDTETLAERLADATGWLRGRFTGPIGYFGASTGAAAALRAAATPDADIGAVVSRGGRPDLAGPLLPAVRAPTLLIVGGNDPLVIDLNREAEAALRAETRLEIIPGATHLFEERGALQQVADLARDWFVSHLVTPARP
- a CDS encoding putative quinol monooxygenase — translated: MIFIVVKFPVKPEYAEEWPQHVASFTDATRAEPGNLWFEWSRSTEDPNTYVLVEAFKDDAAEAHVNSDHFRAGIETMRPLLRRTPDIVSTTIEGANGWSAMGEITID
- a CDS encoding DUF899 domain-containing protein — its product is MTTTPGNASSDLPGKPPVVDLATWQAAREELLVREKAHTHEGDAIAAARRRLPMVELDGTVEVTGADGPVPFLDLFQGRDELVVYQHMWYDGAPHQGQCEGCTTTVWHMKDAVYLNARGVSFAVLTSGPWDEVAPYVAFMGYTQPWYSVRGVAAPIGGQMGHLVCFLRDGDRVFLTYSTTGRGNEPVNGSLGLLDMTPYGRGEAWEDNPEGRPVIGDVREGYPSEGRQACWYWRSDADGVATWGPTSRPVPQWTRPGAAPVETLGRQGPHH
- a CDS encoding HAD-IIA family hydrolase, producing the protein MKGIGAVLIDIDGVLTVSWKALPGAVAAMERLRAAGLPLVLVTNTTSRTRAAVAGRLAEEGFPVGAEDILTAPAVTAAYLRAHHPHARCRLINSGEVRADLAGVTLVGEEDGDEGREAPEVIVFGGAGEDFSYPALNSAFRQLQRGARLVAMHRNLYWRTADGLDLDTGAFLAGLERAAGVEATVTGKPAEAFFATALAHVGAPAAEALMVGDDIESDVLAAQRCGITGVLVKTGKYLPETHRAAGGTPDHVLDSFAELPGLLGLE